CATGTGATCGATGGCGACGCGCTGGAAGTCGACGTCACCACGCTGGGCCCGGCACCACGTAAAATCGTTGCAAACCTGCCCTACAATGTGGGCACGCTGCTGTTGTTGGGCTGGTTGGAAAAAATAGACGAATTTGCCAGCCTGACCCTGATGTTCCAGAAAGAAGTTGCCGAAAGAGTGGTGGCAAAACCGAAGACCAAGGCCTATGGCCGCTTATCGGTTCTGTGCCAGTATCTGTGCGATTGCGACATTCTGTTTGATGTGCATCGCAGTGCCTTTACCCCGCCGCCCAAGGTCACATCGGCTGTCGTCCAACTGGTCCCCAAAGTGGATCGCGGCGAAAATATCAGCCTTGATAGCCTGGCAAAAGTAACCCAGGCAGCATTTGGACAACGGCGGAAAATGCTGCGTGCCAGCCTGAAAAGCCTCAACATCGACGTTCTGGCATTATTGGAACAGGCGGGCATTGCCGAAACGGCCCGCGCGGAAGAGTTATCCGTCACCGATTTTGTCCGCCTGACCCGGATTTATGACAGCCTTTAAAAGAAATCCCCCTATGACACTGACATCAGGGGGATTTATTGATCACCAGCATGGCCCGAAATTATGGGTCAGTCGGTCAGAAGCTTTTTAACAAAGGCATTCAATTCCATCTGCCGTTCGCGCTTTACCCGCTCCGCACCGATAATATGCTCGACAGAGGCAAGGCACTGTTCCAGGTCATCATTGACCAGCACATAGTCAAACTCTTCCCAGTGGCTGATTTCGGCCCCTGCCTTTGCCATGCGTTTCATGATCACATCGTCGGCATCCTGCCCGCGGTCGCGCAGGCGGCGTTCCAGTTCGGCTGACGATGGCGGCAGAATAAACACCGACACAACATCATCACCGCCTTTTTCGCGCAACTGACGTGCGCCCTGCCAGTCAATGTCAAATAGCACATCCCGCCCGGCAGAAAGCGCTTCTTCAACCGGCTGGCGCGGCGTTCCGTAATAATTGCCAAAGACTTCGGCCCATTCCAGCAGCTCGTCATCGGCAATCATATGCTTGAAGCCATCAACAGACTTGAAGAAGTAATGCACACCTTCTTCCTCGCCCGGGCGCGCGGCACGGGTGGTTGCCGAAACAGACAGCGAAATATGGTCGTCTTTTTCAAGCAACTGGCGGGTAATTGTGGTTTTTCCTGCCCCGGATGGCGCACAGAAAACCAGCATGACACCCCGACGCTTATGCGAATCAATCATTGGTCAAACCTTTCGCCAACCGTTATTCGACGTTTTGTACCTGTTCGCGCAACTGGTCGATAATCACCTTCAAGTCCATACCGCAACCTGTCAGCTCGATATCATTTGCTTTGGAACACAGGGTGTTCGCTTCGCGGTTAAATTCCTGGCACAGGAAGTCAAGCTTGCGGCCAATCGCCCCACCCTTGCCAATCATGGTGCGCGCCGCTGCGATATGGGCTTTCAGACGGTCAATTTCTTCACGCACATCAACCTTGGTTGCCAACAGGGCAGCTTCCTGATGCAAACGATCAGCATCAAACTGCCCCGCCTCCATCACTTCGCCAATCTGGCGCTGTAACCGCGCACGGATCGCCTCTGCCCGCGCACCGGCACAGCTTTCGGCTTTCACCACTGTCTGTTCAATACGCTCAATATGGCCCTGCAGCAATTCCTGCAGTTTTACACCTTCGGCATCGCGGTTTTCCGCCAGTTGGGCAATCGCAGTGTCCAGTGTTGCCATCATCGCGCCCTCGCGGGCTTCGCGGCTGGCATCATCTTCGGTCTGCTCAACGGCTTCCAGCACGCCGCGTACATTCAAAAGGTCGGCAATCGTACCAGCTGCCAGTTTGCTGGAATTATCAAATTCTTCGGCAAGGCGGACCAGATCAGCCAAAAGATCGCGATTGATGCGGTAGCTGGTATTTTCCCCCGGCCGTGTCACATTCAGGGTGACACCGATATTGCCACGTTTGAAAGCCTTTGAAACCGCATCACGTACAGGGGCTTCCAGGCGTTCAGCACCATTCAGGCGGGCACGCACATCGAGTCCCTTGCCATTCACACTGCGAAGTTCCCAGACCCAGGCAAATCCCTCGCCTGCACCTTCGGCGCGGCCAAACCCGGTCATGCTTGAAACGGTCATGCTGCTGTCCATCCTGTTAAATTGTGTGGGGTTTTATAACGTCGCAACGTGATCCCGCCAAGGATAAGTCACTTTCAAAACCCACGGATTATGCATGTGGCATTCATATTGATGCCCCAATCATCCCCCATCTTCGCGCCAGTTACAGGGTGCAGATTCATAAATTCGGTTGATATCGCAGGTTGCCCGCGCGACATGTCGGCCAAATTTATAAGTCTGCACCCTTAAAACGCAAAAAATGCGCCATTAACAAAGCGGAATACGTCCTCGCATGTCTTTGCAATATAACGCAATTCTGATCACAGGTGCCAGTTCCGGTATCGGGGCGGCACTGGCGCGGCATTATGCGCGCCCTGGTGTCACCCTGTTTATCAGTGGTCGTAACCAGCCCCGCCTCAAACAGGTTGAAAATGACTGCCGCGAAGCAGGCGCCAATGTCTTTGCCGATATCCTTGATGTCACTGATGCCGGTGTCATGCATGAATATGTCAGCAAATGCCACGGTATCATGCCGCTTAGCCTTGTAATTGCCAATGCCGGAATTTCAGCTGGCAGTGGTGGTAGCGGCGAAACGTCCGGCCAGGTCCGTCAGATCATGGCAACCAATGTCGACGGTGTTTTAAACACCATCGATCCGGCCATCGAAGTCATGAAGCATGACGGGCGCGGGCAAATTGCCATCATGTCCTCTCAGGCATCCTGGCGGGGCCTGTCGACCGCGCCAGCCTATTGTGCCAGCAAAGCCGCCATCCGCATTTATGGCGAGGCCCTGCGCGGCAACCTTGCACGTGATGGCATCCGGGTGAATGTTATTTGCCCAGGCTTTGTAAAAAGCCGCATCACCGATGCCAATAGCTT
The window above is part of the Thalassospira marina genome. Proteins encoded here:
- a CDS encoding SDR family NAD(P)-dependent oxidoreductase; amino-acid sequence: MSLQYNAILITGASSGIGAALARHYARPGVTLFISGRNQPRLKQVENDCREAGANVFADILDVTDAGVMHEYVSKCHGIMPLSLVIANAGISAGSGGSGETSGQVRQIMATNVDGVLNTIDPAIEVMKHDGRGQIAIMSSQASWRGLSTAPAYCASKAAIRIYGEALRGNLARDGIRVNVICPGFVKSRITDANSFRMPFLMEAAKAAKIIDRGLTKNRAIIAFPWQMNMATSLLKHLPSVIFERLTARLPKKSAQQNG
- the rsmA gene encoding 16S rRNA (adenine(1518)-N(6)/adenine(1519)-N(6))-dimethyltransferase RsmA, translating into MTDVSSQSEQATGKLANDGLPPLREVIAEHGLSAQKKFGQNFLFDLNLTGRIARTAAPLDTATVIEIGPGPGGLTRALLFNGAKNLTVIERDPRCQPVLTQISNHYPNCLHVIDGDALEVDVTTLGPAPRKIVANLPYNVGTLLLLGWLEKIDEFASLTLMFQKEVAERVVAKPKTKAYGRLSVLCQYLCDCDILFDVHRSAFTPPPKVTSAVVQLVPKVDRGENISLDSLAKVTQAAFGQRRKMLRASLKSLNIDVLALLEQAGIAETARAEELSVTDFVRLTRIYDSL
- the gmk gene encoding guanylate kinase — encoded protein: MIDSHKRRGVMLVFCAPSGAGKTTITRQLLEKDDHISLSVSATTRAARPGEEEGVHYFFKSVDGFKHMIADDELLEWAEVFGNYYGTPRQPVEEALSAGRDVLFDIDWQGARQLREKGGDDVVSVFILPPSSAELERRLRDRGQDADDVIMKRMAKAGAEISHWEEFDYVLVNDDLEQCLASVEHIIGAERVKRERQMELNAFVKKLLTD
- a CDS encoding YicC/YloC family endoribonuclease translates to MTVSSMTGFGRAEGAGEGFAWVWELRSVNGKGLDVRARLNGAERLEAPVRDAVSKAFKRGNIGVTLNVTRPGENTSYRINRDLLADLVRLAEEFDNSSKLAAGTIADLLNVRGVLEAVEQTEDDASREAREGAMMATLDTAIAQLAENRDAEGVKLQELLQGHIERIEQTVVKAESCAGARAEAIRARLQRQIGEVMEAGQFDADRLHQEAALLATKVDVREEIDRLKAHIAAARTMIGKGGAIGRKLDFLCQEFNREANTLCSKANDIELTGCGMDLKVIIDQLREQVQNVE